The Bacteroidota bacterium genome contains the following window.
CGTTGAAAGCCTGTTTAACGGAAATATGGTTTTTGTCGGCTCTATGTTGCTGGTTACGGCAGTTTTGCTTTTTTCTACACATATCCGGAGAAACAACCGGAGAAATATCGGCTTTATGGATGCATTTGTTATCGGCATTGCGCAGATGCTGGCCGTCGTACCAGGCATTTCACGTTCGGGTGCTACAATATCCACAGGGTTGCTCCTTGGCAATAAGAAGGAAGATGTAGCCCGCTTTTCCTTCCTTATGGTGCTTATCCCGATTATAGGAGCCAACCTGATGGACCTCCTTAAAGGAAATATGACACAGGATGGAGGTATCAGCGCCCTTCCCCTGATGATAGGATTCTTTGCAGCCTTTTTCTCAGGATGGCTTGCCTGTAGATGGATGATCAATATTGTTAAAAGAGGAAAATTGTATTATTTTGGCATTTATTGCGTGATTGCCGGAGTAATTGCCATTATAACAGCTTAATGCCCCTGGAGGCTTTATGGATACTACTCTTCCTGATAAACTATTC
Protein-coding sequences here:
- a CDS encoding undecaprenyl-diphosphate phosphatase gives rise to the protein MTWFEALILGILQGLTEFLPISSSGHLELGKAILGVDAERSLIFTVVVHGATVMSTIVVFYREIGKLFRGVAAFRWNEETRYVALILVSLIPVLIVGFFFRDFVESLFNGNMVFVGSMLLVTAVLLFSTHIRRNNRRNIGFMDAFVIGIAQMLAVVPGISRSGATISTGLLLGNKKEDVARFSFLMVLIPIIGANLMDLLKGNMTQDGGISALPLMIGFFAAFFSGWLACRWMINIVKRGKLYYFGIYCVIAGVIAIITA